The following proteins are encoded in a genomic region of Microtus ochrogaster isolate Prairie Vole_2 unplaced genomic scaffold, MicOch1.0 UNK33, whole genome shotgun sequence:
- the Acy1 gene encoding aminoacylase-1, giving the protein MTTKGAESEHPSVTLFRQYLRIRTVQPNPDYGAAIAFLEERAHQLGLSCQKVEVVPGYVITVLTWPGTNPTLPSILLNSHTDVVPVFKEHWHHDPFEAFKDSEGYIYARGAQDMKSVSIQYLEAVRRLKSEGHRFPRTIHLTFVPDEEVGGHKGMELFVKRPEFQALRAGFALDEGLANPTDAFTVFYSERSPWWIRVTSTGKPGHASRFIEDTAAEKLHKVISSILAFREKERQRLRANPHLKEGAVTSVNLTKLEGGVAYNVVPAAMSASFDFRVAPDVDMKAFEKQLQSWCQEAGEGVTFEFAQKFTEPRMTRTDDSDPWWAAFSGACKEMNLTLEPEIFPAATDSRYIRAVGIPALGFSPMNLTPVLLHDHNERLHEAVFLRGVDIYTRLISALASVPALPGES; this is encoded by the exons ATGACCACCAAGGGTGCCGAGTCCGAGCACCCCTCCGTGACGCTCTTCCGCCAATACCTACGCATCCGCACTGTGCAGCCCAATCCCGACTATG GGGCTGCCATTGCCTTCCTTGAGGAGAGAGCCCACCAGCTGGGCCTGAGCTGTCAGAAAGTAGAG GTGGTGCCTGGCTATGTGATCACTGTGCTGACCTGGCCGGGCACCAACCCTACACTCCCCTCCATCTTGCTAAACTCCCATACAGATGTGGTACCTGTCTTTAAG GAACATTGGCATCATGACCCCTTTGAAGCCTTCAAGGATTCCGAGGGCTACATCTATGCCAGGGGCGCCCAGGACATGAAAAGTGTCAGCATCCA GTACCTGGAGGCTGTGAGAAGACTGAAGAGTGAGGGCCACCGCTTTCCTAGAACCATCCACCTGACCTTTGTGCCCG ACGAGGAGGTTGGAGGTCACAAAGGGATGGAACTGTTTGTGAAGCGGCCTGAGTTCCAGGCTCTGCGGGCAGGCTTTGCCCTGGATGAGG GCCTGGCCAACCCCACCGATGCCTTCACTGTCTTTTATAGTGAACGGAGCCCTTGGT GGATCCGGGTTACTAGCACTGGGAAGCCAGGCCATGCCTCCCGCTTCATTGAGGATACAGCAGCAGAGAAGTTG CATAAGGTTATAAGCTCCATCTTGGCATTCCgggagaaggaaaggcagag GCTGCGGGCGAACCCTCACCTGAAGGAAGGGGCCGTGACTTCTGTGAATCTGACTAAGCTGGAAGGTGGTGTGGCCTATAATGTGGTCCCTGCTGCCATGAGTGCCAGCTTTGATTTCCGGGTGGCACCAGACGTAGACATGAAG GCCTTCGAGAAGCAGCTGCAGAGCTGGTGCCAGGAAGCAGGCGAGGGGGTCACCTTTGAGTTTGCTCAG AAATTTACAGAGCCCCGAATGACACGCACTGATGATTCTGATCCCTGGTGGGCAGCTTTCAGTGGAGCCTGCAAGGAAAT GAACCTTACCCTGGAGCCAGAGATCTTTCCTGCTGCCACTGATAGCCGTTATATCCGAGCG GTGGGGATCCCAGCTCTGGGCTTTTCACCCATGAACCTCACACCCGTGCTGCTACATGACCATAACGAACGACTGCATGAGGCTGTGTTTCTCCGCGGGGTTGACATATATACACGCCTAATCTCTGCACTTGCTAGTGTGCCTGCCTTGCCTGGTGAAAGCTGA